The window TTCAACGGAGTTACAAGGAAAAAACATATGTTAAGGAAGAAAAACTTAAATTTATTTCTATATTTACTAAAATTTTAATGACGATAAATATATAAATGGAACTTATGAATCCTACATAAAAATGGGAACCCCCTCAAGCTTAGCTGATAACACTTTGTAAGAATGCAAGTTGATTGGATTTAAGGGGCGACGTTGCGGACATCGCAAAAGAAATGATGAATTTCACGAAAGCGAGTATTTTAATGCAAGCAAGCCAATATGCGATGCAGTTGCATATGCAGCAAGCCGATTTTATTTTACAGCTACTCAATACAGGCATTCGAAAAAAGAGCCATTAGCATTTTGGCACTGACTACCCTTTTTGAGACAAGAATAAAACACCCTATTATGCAGCCAATTGACGGTATTGAACCGGCGATTGGCTGTTTAGTTTCGTTTGAATACGGATATTATTATAATAAGTAATGTATTCTTCGACAATCTGTATCACACGTGCATTCGTTGTGCGATAGATATCGTCGAGATAGAACGTTTCAGACTTTAGCGTGGAATGAAACGATTCGATTGGGGAATTATCAGCTGGCGTGCCTTTGCGGGACATGCTCATGGTAATTCCTTTTTCTTTGGCTGCTTTTTGATAAGCATAGGATGTATAAACGGAGCCTTGGTCACTATGCAGAATGCATCCTTCTGGTAGCTTAGGCAATTGATAGAGCGTATCCAACACAAAATCTGTGTCTTGTTTGATACCAGTAGTTTGTGCCACAATTTCGCCATTGTAGACATCGAGAATACTAGAAAGATACATCATCGATTGACCAAAAGGCAAGTACGTAATATCCGTGACTAGCTTCTCCATGGGCTTAGATGCTGTAAAATTGCGTGCTAATAAATTCGGTGCGACGTATGCTGGCTGCCCGGTACGCTTCCGTTTCTTCACCTTTACTTTACATTGCCAACCATATTTTTGCATAACACGCTGCACAGTCTTCCTACAAACTCCTGGGTACAGATTAGCAACCTTTCGATAACCATATCGAAATTTATTCTGTTTGCACAAGTCGCCAATCTGCTGATCTCGAATCTCCTTTTGTGTGGATTGATCCACATCCTTTCTCCAACGATAGTATGACGAGCGACCTAAGCCTAAAT is drawn from Solibacillus sp. R5-41 and contains these coding sequences:
- a CDS encoding flagellin; this encodes MDLRGDVADIAKEMMNFTKASILMQASQYAMQLHMQQADFILQLLNTGIRKKSH
- a CDS encoding IS3 family transposase (programmed frameshift), giving the protein MGTRVSYPVEVKMKAIEMRMANVPVKEVMEELDIRNYTQLKRWMHWYRNGEMHRLKQPVGKQYAFGKGPEFESETAKLQAENLELKQQIEVFKKVRGIGREVAPKVVLQLVEELKDVMPIGEICRHLGLGRSSYYRWRKDVDQSTQKEIRDQQIGDLCKQNKFRYGYRKVANLYPGVCRKTVQRVMQKYGWQCKVKVKKRKRTGQPAYVAPNLLARNFTASKPMEKLVTDITYLPFGQSMMYLSSILDVYNGEIVAQTTGIKQDTDFVLDTLYQLPKLPEGCILHSDQGSVYTSYAYQKAAKEKGITMSMSRKGTPADNSPIESFHSTLKSETFYLDDIYRTTNARVIQIVEEYITYYNNIRIQTKLNSQSPVQYRQLAA